One genomic region from Esox lucius isolate fEsoLuc1 chromosome 24, fEsoLuc1.pri, whole genome shotgun sequence encodes:
- the LOC117593993 gene encoding uncharacterized protein LOC117593993, giving the protein MTFSYYIMFEVEGFLRRTVGQRVTHQERMDHSWLFELLLLNTLIYCGQAQYMPWASVSIVSPQKPLCTEEKVTLQCYIPEYTDWSYVWYRDYKHLPSETSKTITITSLPDQAGQYQCQGMRTGWPKSSYLSPYHPISVAVPESCTSVHSGVYVGLVVAAFLLIFIFVQRKVSFCNIQFWPIHPQRTNQDPQQDQGSTQVQSPDAGSTVQQHGQSPDAGSTVQQYGQSPDVSSMVSLLMLGLQVSSMVSLLMVGLQVSSMVNLLMLGLQFSSMVSLLMLGLQFSSMVSLLMLGLQVSSMVSLLMLGLQVSSMVSLLMLGLQVSSMVSLLMLGLQVSSMVSLLMLGLQVSSMVNMLMLYNFTSSTLILNIGVPEGCVLSPLLYSLFTYNWVSVHSSNTIAKFADDLTVVSLINDYDECSVADRKAHQAHHWCPAPNHRKPPNHRKPPAQAVSM; this is encoded by the exons ATGACGTTTTCCTATTACATCATGTTTGAAGTTGAGGGCTTTTTAAGAAGAACTGTTGGTCAGAGAGTTACTCACCAAGAAAGAATGGATCACTCCTGGCTCTTTGAGCTACTCT TGCTGAATACCCTCATCTACTGTGGTCAAGCTCAAT ATATGCCCTGGGCCTCAGTAAGCATTGTCTCTCCGCAAAAGCCACTGTGCACAGAAGAAAAAGTCACTCTACAGTGTTACATACCAGAATACACAGACTGGTCTTATGTCTGGTACAGAGACTACAAACACCTTCCCAGTGAGACCAGTAAAACCATCACCATCACCTCTCTCCCAGACCAGGCTggtcagtaccagtgtcagggGATGAGGACAGGTTGGCCCAAATCATCATATCTTAGTCCTTACCACCCTATCAGTGTTGCTG TTCCTGAATCCTGTACATCAGTCCATTCTGGAGTGTATGTGGGTCTGGTTGTTGCTGCATTTCTACTAATATTTATCTTTGTCCAGCGAAAAG TTTCCTTTTGTAACATACAATTCTG GCCCATCCATCCCCAGAGAACCAACCAGGACCCCCAACAGGACCAAGGATCTACCCAGgttcagtctcctgatgctgggtctACAGTTCAGCAGCATGGTCaatctcctgatgctgggtctACAGTTCAgcagtatggtcagtctcctgat GTCAGCAgcatggtcagtctcctgatgctgggtctACAGGTCAGCAgcatggtcagtctcctgatggtGGGTCTACAGGTCAGCAGCATGGTCaatctcctgatgctgggtctACAGTTCAgcagtatggtcagtctcctgatgctgggtctACAGTTCAgcagtatggtcagtctcctgatgctgggtctACAGGTCAGCAgcatggtcagtctcctgatgctgggtctACAGGTCAGCAgcatggtcagtctcctgatgctgggtctACAGGTCAGCAgcatggtcagtctcctgatgctgggtctACAGGTCAGCAgcatggtcagtctcctgatgctgggtctACAGGTCAGCAGCATGGTCAATATGCTGATGCTGT acaacttcacctcctccactctGATCCTGAACATTGGTGTTCCagaaggctgtgtgctgagccctctcctgtactccctcttcacctacAACTGGGTttctgtacacagttccaacaccattgcCAAGTTCGCAGATGACCTCACGGTGGTAAGCCTGATCAATGACTATGACGA aTGCTCTGTGGCTGACCGGAAGGCCCACcaagcacatcactggtgcccagctcccaaccaTCGTAAACCTCCCAACCATCGTAaacctccagcgcaagcagtGTCCATGTAg